The Cloacibacillus sp. nucleotide sequence TCAAAGATAAAAAAGCTCTCATCTCGACGCCGAAGGGGCGCAAGCTTATCGCGGAGATCGACGACATGCTGCGCAAGCCCGACATGACGGCGCTATGGGAGGCGGCCCTGCGCGGCATCCAAAGGGGTGAAAGGGACCTAGACTCATTCATCGGCGAGATAGCGGATACCGTCAAAAAAATGACCGAACAGCGCAAAAAAACCGCCAGAGAATACATCCCCGCGTCGCCTCAAAGAGAGGAACTGCAGGGAACCAAGTGCCCCGGATGCCAGGGAAACCGTATGCTGCTGCGCATCGGCAGAGACAAGAAAAACAAATTCTGGGCCTGCAGCGACTGCGGCCTGATACTCTCCAACGAACGCGGCAAACCCCAGAAAACTGCCGTCTGCCCCCTCTGCGGCCATCTGAGCGTGCGCATAAAGGGGACGCGCGGCTACTTCTGGCTATGCCGAAACCAGAAATGCAAAAAGACCTTTGAGGACAACCGGGGAAAGCTGGTAGTTCCAAAATAAATTGATAAAGGGGCTGACGGCGGGTTCAGCCTCTTTTAGCGGTTAACCTATCCCATAAAGAGCTTTCGCATAGCTTTAATTCATAAGGAAGAACACGACAGGAGGCCCAAAGAGAACGCCGATTACTATGACGTTATCCCAGACATTGTCCCACCAGTTCATTCTCTCTAAGGCTTGCTGTTTTTCGAAAGGAAGTTTTTTGAACCACTTATCATGTTCAGTCTTTCCCTTTACCATCTTGCGTTCGATCTTTTCTATTTCTTTATCTATATTACGAAGGGGAATACAGTCATATTTTTCATCATATTCAGCATAACGCATCTCTTTCGCCTTCCTTTCAGAAGTATCTTCTGTTAGAATATCATAATATGTTCCACTAAGTATCGTGGCGGAAGACCGTCTTGACGGCGCAACGTGATGTGCTATAATATAGCTAACCAAGGTGATTAGCGTCATGAACACAAATACCCCGGATGGCCAGATCCGGGGTATCTTTTTGCCGGCTAGCTGTCGCCTGAATGCCTGTCTAGCCATTTGCAAATGTAGTGACCAGCCACACTTGCCACAACAGACACTATAAAGGTGATTAACGCCACATTGAACACCTCCCTCCTGCTGCCAGGAATGGAGTTGCGACAACAGTTCAATTATAGCAGCGCTCTCTGTTCTCTGACGCTTTTTCAGCGCCCCTATCCACGCGTCAACTCATGCTGGCGCATGGCAAGGCAGAAGAAAACAGCGTATATGTCGCTCTGGAGAGCAAGCAGCGTATTTCCCTTATCACACGGTGGGGGTGCCCACCCAGCCGCCAGCAAAAAATTCAGCACCGTCAAGGTTATTTTCTCTAAGTCCCACGCCGGCAGATTGGAGAGCAGGTCGGCGGTAACCTTTACCGTCTTCGCCGCGACACATGTCTGGTATGTCTTGTCTATGTTAGTTACGAGACGCGAGTCTATGGGCTACACCTCTGCATTCGCGTCAACTAGGCCCTGTCGGTCAGGCCGCCAAAATCGACCGTCAATCATGAAAGCTCAGATATCGGCTGCCTCAGATAAGAAAAAGAGGAAGATAAAAAATGCCATAGAACTAATAATAAGCCATTTAAAAAGAGACTATGGTATGGCAGAGAATTATTTAAAGAGGCGAATCGGAGATGAAATAAACTCTCTTTAAGCATACGCGTGAGGTCTTTTTTATTTGAGTAAATACAGAATAAAAGCATACAAAAAGGGTCCAGCCCAAATGAGCTGAACCCTTGAAATTTCTGGTCGGGGCGAGAAGATTTGAACTTCCGACCTCTTGGTCCCGAACCAAGCACGCTAACCAGACTGCGCTACGCCCCGAAATTTTTGATATAAAAGCCTCTCATCTCTGAGAGGCCGATAATTTCTGGTGGCGCTAACTGGACTTGAACCAGTGACCTGTCGGGTATGAACCGAATGCTCTAGCCAGCTGAGCTACAGCGCCAAAAAATGGTTGCGGGGATAGGATTTGAACCTATGACCTTCGGGTTATGAGCCCGACGAGCTTCCGTACTGCTCCACCCCGCGACGTTAAAACTATGGTGCCGAGAGCGGGATTTGAACCCGCACGAACTTGCGTTCGCAGGATTTTAAGTCCCGTGCGTCTACCTTTCCGCCACCCCGGCCAACAAAAAGTATTATATCATCTTTTTCCCTTCCGTCAATACTTTGGCAAAAATCCGCAACTTTCCGCTGTAGTTTCGCCGCAGCTTCCGCGCTTAAAGGCAGACAAAAAGCCCGGCTGACGCCGAGCCTGTCATTTTAAATGGTGTCAAGGAGGGGAATTGAACCCCTATGAGCTAATGCCCACTAGATCCTGAATCTAGCGCGTCTACCAGTTCCGCCACCCTGACTCATTTCATACAACGTAGGTGATTCTATCAATAATCCCCGAGTTTGGCAAGGCTTTTCGACATTTTTCCGGTAATTTTCGTCAAGCAAGGCTGCTTGAGGCCGATATATCGCGGTGTTGGAGGTATAGCTGGAGATCTTATCTAAATTTTGCAAATTCTCGTGTGAGCAAAAGTGAGCAATATAACCCAAAAGAGGGTGAGGTTGTGATAAAATTTCCATATTGGGGAAGATTGTCAAAGGTCTCTTCGGCTTTTGGCGGTCTTAAAAAAATTGAATATAGTGGAGGGATTTTGTGTGAAAATCATGCAAGTCAACGCTGAGAAGTGCGTCCAGTGCGGCGCATGTATTGAAGCGTGCTCGAAAGCATATTTCAAGGAAAACTCACCGGAATTGTCGAGGGTCAAAGTCGCCAATATGGCGGGCTTTGCCAATATCAATATCTGCTCGCAGTGCGGCGCCTGCATCGGCGTCTGCCCGACACAGGCGCTTGAGCGCGACGCCAACGGAGTGGTGCAGGTCCGCAGGGACAAGTGCACCTCCTGCCTGATGTGCGTCGGCTTCTGCCCGTCGGCCTCGATGTTTTTCGACGGAGACAAGCAGACGGAGCCTTTCAAGTGCATCGCCTGCGGCATATGTGCGCGCAAGTGCCCCACGGGAGCCCTTGAGCTTGTAAACGTACCGGCAAAGGCATAGAAGGGAGAATAAAGATATGGCAAACGCACCGATGAAACTTCTGGCGGAGTGGTCATTCGAACCCGCAAAGATACATCACGGCTATTCAAAAGAGACACTTTACATTGGCCTCGGCAATAAGGACGGCAACTATAAGTTTGAGAAACGCCCCGTCTCCGAGGATATGATAGAAAAATTCACCGGCGGCCGCGGCTTCGGCCTCAAGCTGCTCTGGGACGCGGTAACGGAAAAGACGAAGTGGGACGACCCCGAGAACGAGATCGTCATCGCCGGCGGCCCCTTCTGCGGCATCACGCAGTATCCCGGCGCGGGCAAGTGCTACTCCGTGTTCCTCTCCCCCGCCACCAAACAGACCTATAACAGCAACGCCGGCGGCTATTTCGCCCCCTTCCTCAAGTTCACGGGCTTCGACGCGCTTGAGCTGCAGGGCAAGGCCGACCGTCCCGTAGTCGTCTTCATCGACGGCGACAACAATAAGGTGCAGGTATTCGAGTCCACGCTTGAGGATATCAACGCCTACGCCGTCTCGGAGGAGCTCCACGAATATTTCGCGAAGGACGAGGCCGACAAGCGCACTATCTCCGTCGTCTCAAGCGGCATCGGCGCTCGCACAAGCTACTGGGCCGGCATGAACTTCAGCTTCTACGACGTGCGCCGCAAGGCCGTGCGTCTGAAGCAGGCGGGGCGCGGCGGTGGCGGCACGGTGCTCCATAACAAGGGCGTAATCGCGCTTGTCGTAAAGCGCACGCACTTCACAGGGCTGGAGAACGACCCCGTGAACATCAAAGCGATCCAGCGCGCCGGCGCGAGCCTCCACAAGCGTATCCACGACCTTGACGACAAACAGTGCAAGATGCGTTCCGCCGGTACTGCCCACCTTACCGAGATCATGGACGACTACACGCTGCTGCCGGTCAACAACTACAAGTTCGGCCGCCACAAGGATATCAACAACATCAGCTCCGAGTCCTACATAAAGCTCTTCACTCAGGGGATGGCCGACGGCTGCTGGTACGGCTGCTCGCTCGCCTGCGCGAAGGCGGTCGATCACTTCCCGCTGCAGACCGGCCCCTGGAAGGGCAAAGAGGTCATCGTCGACGGCCCCGAATATGAGACCGCGGCGGGGCTCGGCTCCAACCTCGGCATCTTCGACCCCCTCTGGACGATCGAGGCAAACTTCTACGCCGACCACTACGGCCTTGACACCATCTCCCTCGGCACCGGCATCGCCTTCGTCTGCGAATGCTTCGAGCTGGGGCTGATCAACAAGGAACATACGCACGGCCTGGACCTCAACTTCGGACAGAAGGCCGACATCATGGAGCTCATCCACCGCATCGCCTACGGCAAAGACGAGTTCGCGATCGCCTGCGGCAAGGGCATCGAGGTGGCGCGCGAATACTTCGCCGAGCATTACGGCGCGGACATGGAAAAAATGATGAAGATCGGCATGGTCTGCCAGGGGCTCGAGGCCTCCGAATACCGCTGCCAGGAATCGATCGCCCAGTGGGGCGGCTACTTCCTCACCCTCAAGGGACCGCAGCACGACGAGGCGTGGCTCATCTTCATGGACATGGTCAACAAACAGCTCCCGACATACGAAGATAAGGCGGAGGCGCTCTTCTTCTTCCCGAACTTCCGTCTCTGGTTCTCGCTGCAGGGCCTCTGCAAGCTGCCGTGGAACGACATCGAACCCGCCGACAACGGCATGAAGTACAAGGGTATCGAAGCGGCGCGCGTGCCGGAGCACCTTCAGAACTACCTTGACATCTTCGAGGCGATCACCGGCAAGCACCTGACGCGCGACGGCCTCATCGAACAGTCGGAGAAGGTCTACAACTTTGAGCGCATCTTCAACCTTCGTATGGGCAAGGGCACGGCGAAGTACCACGAAGCGCCGGACCGCGGCCTCGGCCCCGTGTGGGAAGACGAGTGGAACGCGCGCCCCGAATACTTTGACGAGAAACTCAAAGAATTTGGCATCGATATCAGCGGTCTTTCCGTCAAGGAGAAGATCGACCTGCTCCAGAAGCACCGCCGCGAACAGTGGCACATGCTCAAGATGGCCGTCTACAAGCGCCGCGGATGGAACAAGAACGGCATTCCCACCCTTGCGACGGTGAAACGTCTTGGTATAGATTATCCCGACGTGGTGGCGCTTCTTGAGAAGCATTTGAAGCCAGAGGACGAATTCGAAGATTAATATTAAAGGAGAGTTATGCGCATGATAACCGTCAACGGAGAAAAATCGCCTTGGAGAGAGGGACTCACGGTACAGCAGCTTCTCGATGATAAGAATTTTACCTTCAAGATGCTCGCCGTATGGGTCGACGACAACGTCGTCGACAAGAGCCGCTATTCGGAGGCGAAGATCCCCGACGGAGCGAATGTGCAGGTGATCCACAACATCAGCGGCGGTTAAACCCCGCCGGGAAAACACCGTAATATCTAAAGCGGCGGGCGCCTTCGGCGTCCGCCACTTTTTCTTTGCCGGACAGTGGAAAATCAGCCTCGGCATTGACAAAAATATATTTTCGGGTGTTAAATACACGGGAAATGATTTTTGCGGAAATGGAGAAAATCGATGGCGACAAACCTTAAGAGCTCCTATTTTTACTTTACAGGCTGGAACTGGGACTATTATTTTAGTCGCAGTCAAATCGTTATGGCTTGAGCTCTTTTGTGTGATATATAAAAACCGTCTTAAAAGATATCTCACCCGGAGCGAAAGCCCCGGGTGATTTTATTTTGCGCGGAAGACGGCAACTGGAAAGAGGCGGTACTTATGGGGTTCAAAATTACCATCGCGGGTCTGGGGCTGATGGGCGCCTCGCTCGCTAAGGCCCTGCACGGCTGGCGGAATGCCGGTATCTGCGGCGTTGAGACCGACGCCGCGGTGCTTGCGAGGGCGCAGGCCGAGGGTGTGATAGACAAAGGTTACGTTCTGGATGAAACGAACGCGCGGGAGGCGCTCGACGCCGACCTCGTCGTGATCGCCCTCTATCCGCGCGCCGCGCTGAACTTCCTGCGCGGCTGCGCCCGCTGCGCCAAAGAGGGCGCGCTCTGGAGCGACCTGACCGGCATCAAGGGCGCCTTGATCGAGGAGGCGCGCAGGTCGATGCCGGCGGGAGCTGAGTTCCTTGGCGCGCACCCGATGGTGGGGCGCGAGAGTTCCGGCTACGCGGCCTCCGACGGAAAACTTTTTACCGGATGCAACTTTATCATCACGCCGCATGAGAAAAACTCGCGCGGGGCGGTCTCTCTGCTCCGGGAGATGGCGGCCTACGCGGGGGCGGCGCGCGTCATTGAGACGACGCCGGAAAAACACGACCGGATGATAGCCTACACCAGCCAGATGGCTCACGTGCTCGCCGCCGCCATCCTGAACAGCGGGCTGCTGTTTGAGAGCAAAGGCTTCGAGGGCGGCTCCTTCCGCGATCTCACCCGGGTCGGCACGCTTAACCCAGAAATGTGGAGCGAGCTCTTCTCCATGAACGCGGCCCCGCTGGGCGGCGTCCTCGCGGAGCTGGAAAATAACATCGCCGCGCTGAGAGGGCTAGTCGAATCTGGAAATCAGAGCGAACTGGAGGCGGCGCTCGCCGCCTCCACACGGCGCAAAGAAGAATATCTGAAAGCGCCTTACGCGGCGGGCAAGGAGTCGGTCCGATGAAAAAGGTAAGCATAACGATAACCCCCAAGCCCCTCTCCGGGACGATAAAGATCATGCCCAGCAAAAGCATGTCGCACCGGCTGGCGATCTGCGCGGCGCTCGCGGGAGATTCGCTGGTCCGCTCCCTGGGGCTCAGCGAGGACATAATGGCGACCTGCCGCGCGCTGCGGGGGCTGGGCTGCGAAATGGAGCTGAACGGCGACATGCTCGCAACCCGCTCAAAAAAAAGCGTATCAAATGATACGGCGCCTCTTGACTGCGGCGAATCGGGAAGCACGCTGCGCTTTCTCATCCCGCTGGCCCTTGACGGAAGGCGGCGGAGGTTCACGGGGCAAGGACGCCTGCTGAGCCGCCCGCAGGATGAGTACGCGCGCCTCTTCGCGGAGCGGGAGATCG carries:
- a CDS encoding 4Fe-4S binding protein, encoding MQVNAEKCVQCGACIEACSKAYFKENSPELSRVKVANMAGFANINICSQCGACIGVCPTQALERDANGVVQVRRDKCTSCLMCVGFCPSASMFFDGDKQTEPFKCIACGICARKCPTGALELVNVPAKA
- a CDS encoding aldehyde ferredoxin oxidoreductase C-terminal domain-containing protein, with the translated sequence MANAPMKLLAEWSFEPAKIHHGYSKETLYIGLGNKDGNYKFEKRPVSEDMIEKFTGGRGFGLKLLWDAVTEKTKWDDPENEIVIAGGPFCGITQYPGAGKCYSVFLSPATKQTYNSNAGGYFAPFLKFTGFDALELQGKADRPVVVFIDGDNNKVQVFESTLEDINAYAVSEELHEYFAKDEADKRTISVVSSGIGARTSYWAGMNFSFYDVRRKAVRLKQAGRGGGGTVLHNKGVIALVVKRTHFTGLENDPVNIKAIQRAGASLHKRIHDLDDKQCKMRSAGTAHLTEIMDDYTLLPVNNYKFGRHKDINNISSESYIKLFTQGMADGCWYGCSLACAKAVDHFPLQTGPWKGKEVIVDGPEYETAAGLGSNLGIFDPLWTIEANFYADHYGLDTISLGTGIAFVCECFELGLINKEHTHGLDLNFGQKADIMELIHRIAYGKDEFAIACGKGIEVAREYFAEHYGADMEKMMKIGMVCQGLEASEYRCQESIAQWGGYFLTLKGPQHDEAWLIFMDMVNKQLPTYEDKAEALFFFPNFRLWFSLQGLCKLPWNDIEPADNGMKYKGIEAARVPEHLQNYLDIFEAITGKHLTRDGLIEQSEKVYNFERIFNLRMGKGTAKYHEAPDRGLGPVWEDEWNARPEYFDEKLKEFGIDISGLSVKEKIDLLQKHRREQWHMLKMAVYKRRGWNKNGIPTLATVKRLGIDYPDVVALLEKHLKPEDEFED
- the thiS gene encoding sulfur carrier protein ThiS, whose protein sequence is MITVNGEKSPWREGLTVQQLLDDKNFTFKMLAVWVDDNVVDKSRYSEAKIPDGANVQVIHNISGG
- a CDS encoding prephenate dehydrogenase codes for the protein MGFKITIAGLGLMGASLAKALHGWRNAGICGVETDAAVLARAQAEGVIDKGYVLDETNAREALDADLVVIALYPRAALNFLRGCARCAKEGALWSDLTGIKGALIEEARRSMPAGAEFLGAHPMVGRESSGYAASDGKLFTGCNFIITPHEKNSRGAVSLLREMAAYAGAARVIETTPEKHDRMIAYTSQMAHVLAAAILNSGLLFESKGFEGGSFRDLTRVGTLNPEMWSELFSMNAAPLGGVLAELENNIAALRGLVESGNQSELEAALAASTRRKEEYLKAPYAAGKESVR